In the genome of Segnochrobactrum spirostomi, the window GGCACCTGCTTCGCCACGGTCGGCGCGGTGTCGAACCCGGACCACGCCAACGTGAGCCTGGGCAAGGCTGGTCGCAGCCGTTGGCTCGGCTTCCGCCCGCACAATCGCGGCGTGGCCATGAACCCGGTCGACCATCCGCACGGCGGTGGTGAAGGCCGCACCTCGGGCGGCCGTCATCCGGTCACCCCGTGGGGCAAGCCGACCAAGGGCAAGAAGACGCGGCGCAACAAGGCCACGGACAAGTTCATCGTCCGCAGCCGGCACGCCAAGAAGTAAGAGGGCAGAATCGTGACGCGTTCCGTTTGGAAAGGTCCGTTCGTCGACGGCTATCTCCTCAAGAAGGCTGAGAAGTCTCGCGCTTCCGGTCGCTCCGAGGTGATCAAGATTTGGTCGCGGCGTTCGACGATCCTGCCGCACTTCGTGGGCCTCACGTTCGGGGTCTACAACGGCCAGAAGCACATCCCTGTCCTCGTGCAAGAGGACATGGTCGGTCACAAGTTCGGCGAGTTCGCTCCGACGCGCACCTTCTACGGGCACGCGGCCGACAAGAAGGCGAAGAGGAAGTAACGATGGGCAAGCCGAAGCGCGAGCGGGCGCTGAAGGAGACCGAGGCGAAAGCCGTCGCCCGGTCGCTTCGCGTTTCGCCTCAGAAGCTCAACCTCGTCGCGCAGCTCATTCGCGGCAAGAAGGTCGGGGCGGCGCTCGCCGATCTCACCTTCTCGCAGAAGCGGATCGCCCGCGACGTGAAGAAGACCCTCGAGTCCGCGATCGCCAACGCCGAGAACAATCATGATCTCGACGTCGACGCTCTGGTCGTGGCCGAGGCGTTCGTGGGCAAGGGCCTTGTCATGAAGCGCTTCTCGCCGCGCGGTCGCGGCAAGGTCGGGCGCATCGAGAAGGCGTTCTCGAACCTCACGATCGTGGTTCGCGAAGTCGAGGAGACGGCCTGATGGGTCAGAAAGTCAATCCGATCGGCCTCCGGCTCGGCATCAACCGGACCTGGGATTCTCGCTGGTATGCCGACCGTCAGCAGTACGGTCAGCTCCTCCACGAGGATCTGAAGATCCGCGAGCTCCTGATGAAGGAGCTGAAGCAGGCCGGCGTGTCGAAGATCGTCATCGAGCGCCCGCACAAGAAGTGCCGCGTGTCGATCCACACCGCCCGTCCGGGCGTCGTGATCGGCAAGAAGGGCGCGGACATCGACAAGCTGCGCAAGCGGATCGGCAACATCACCGACTCCGAAGTGCACCTCAACATCGTCGAGGTGCGCAAGCCCGAGATCGACGCCAACCTGGTGGCCGCCTCGATCGCCCAGCAGCTCGAGCGCCGCGTGGCGTTCCGCCGGGCCATGAAGCGCGCCGTCCAATCGGCGATGCGTCTCGGTGCCGAGGGCATTCGTATCAACTGCTCCGGCCGTCTCGGTGGTGCCGAGATCGCGCGCATGGAGTGGTACCGCGAGGGCCGCGTGCCGCTGCACACGCTGCGTGCCGACGTCGATTACGGCGTGGCGACGGCGAAGACCGCGTATGGCACCTGCGGCGTGAAGGTGTGGATCTTCAAGGGCGAGATCCTCGAGCACGACCCGATGGCTTCCGAGCGCCGCGCGCTTGAAGGCCCGGCGAGTGAAGGTGGCAATCGCCGGCGTAGCGAAGCGGCGTAATCCGCCGCATCGCTGACGATAGAGGCTAGAGACGTACCATGCTGCAACCGAAGCGCACGAAGTTCCGCAAGCAGTTCAAGGGGCGCATTCACGGCGTCGCGAAGGGCGGGTTCGACCTGAACTTCGGCGCGTTCGGATTGAAGGCGTTGGAGCCCGAGCGCGTCACCGCGCGGCAGATCGAGGCGGCTCGCCGCGCGATCACCCGCGAGATGAAGCGCCAGGGTCGAGTTTGGATCCGCGTATTCCCGGACGTTCCGGTTTCGGCGAAGCCGACCGAAGTCCGAATGGGTAAGGGCAAGGGCGCCCCCGAATATTGGGCGGCCAAGGTGAAGCCGGGCCGAATCGTGTTCGAGATCGATGGTGTGAGCGAGGAGACCGCCCGCGAGGCGTTGCGTCTCGGCGCCGCCAAGCTCCCGATCCGGACGCGCTTCGTTCAGCGCATCGCCGAGTGACGGCGTCGCAAGGCCGGAAGGAGAAGATCATGAAGGCGAGCGACGTTCGCACGAAGACCGTCGATGAGCTGATCGACGAGGTCGCCAAGCTGAAGAAG includes:
- the rpsS gene encoding 30S ribosomal protein S19, whose protein sequence is MTRSVWKGPFVDGYLLKKAEKSRASGRSEVIKIWSRRSTILPHFVGLTFGVYNGQKHIPVLVQEDMVGHKFGEFAPTRTFYGHAADKKAKRK
- the rplV gene encoding 50S ribosomal protein L22, whose amino-acid sequence is MGKPKRERALKETEAKAVARSLRVSPQKLNLVAQLIRGKKVGAALADLTFSQKRIARDVKKTLESAIANAENNHDLDVDALVVAEAFVGKGLVMKRFSPRGRGKVGRIEKAFSNLTIVVREVEETA
- the rpsC gene encoding 30S ribosomal protein S3; the protein is MGQKVNPIGLRLGINRTWDSRWYADRQQYGQLLHEDLKIRELLMKELKQAGVSKIVIERPHKKCRVSIHTARPGVVIGKKGADIDKLRKRIGNITDSEVHLNIVEVRKPEIDANLVAASIAQQLERRVAFRRAMKRAVQSAMRLGAEGIRINCSGRLGGAEIARMEWYREGRVPLHTLRADVDYGVATAKTAYGTCGVKVWIFKGEILEHDPMASERRALEGPASEGGNRRRSEAA
- the rplP gene encoding 50S ribosomal protein L16, giving the protein MLQPKRTKFRKQFKGRIHGVAKGGFDLNFGAFGLKALEPERVTARQIEAARRAITREMKRQGRVWIRVFPDVPVSAKPTEVRMGKGKGAPEYWAAKVKPGRIVFEIDGVSEETAREALRLGAAKLPIRTRFVQRIAE